Proteins from one Mesotoga infera genomic window:
- a CDS encoding respiratory chain complex I subunit 1 family protein — MIITILSAIALLILAFAYTVTLEGIARKIEARIHRRCGPPFWQNFIDIFKSLTKHSISHGFIFDFGVLMALGGTIATVLFIPAGNLVVFPGLDNVFVIIYLLAIGLLGMAMSAVGSGNPNASIGIGRALTQMLGYELPFMIVLLGVFFHFRTSSLSELAMLQNSGGTYNVLIMPIGAVVGFVSLMGMLGKKPFDTFIAPAEIASGPLVEYSGKYLGLLMTQHAFGTFIEIGLFVNLFLGGGKTIWEFLLKFFLVYFLAVIISSIMPRFRVEQAVKFYWKWPLILSFIQVVIVVFIMGRRV, encoded by the coding sequence ATGATTATAACTATTCTATCTGCAATCGCATTACTCATATTGGCCTTCGCCTATACTGTAACTCTCGAAGGAATCGCGAGGAAGATCGAGGCTAGAATACATAGAAGATGCGGTCCTCCATTCTGGCAGAACTTCATAGATATCTTCAAGAGTCTTACAAAACATTCGATCTCTCACGGTTTCATATTTGATTTTGGAGTCCTTATGGCTTTGGGTGGCACAATAGCCACCGTACTTTTCATACCAGCAGGAAATCTCGTCGTCTTCCCAGGTCTTGACAACGTCTTCGTTATTATCTATCTGCTGGCTATAGGTCTACTGGGAATGGCGATGTCGGCAGTAGGCTCGGGAAATCCCAACGCCTCAATCGGGATAGGCAGGGCATTAACACAGATGCTGGGATACGAGCTCCCCTTCATGATAGTGTTGTTGGGTGTCTTCTTCCATTTCAGAACCTCATCCCTATCTGAGCTGGCAATGCTGCAGAACTCCGGAGGAACCTACAATGTCTTAATCATGCCTATCGGGGCAGTTGTTGGCTTCGTATCTCTGATGGGCATGCTTGGCAAGAAGCCTTTCGATACATTTATTGCACCTGCCGAGATAGCTTCCGGGCCACTTGTAGAGTACAGCGGGAAGTACCTGGGATTGCTCATGACCCAACACGCTTTCGGGACCTTTATAGAGATTGGGCTTTTCGTCAACCTCTTTCTGGGTGGCGGAAAGACTATATGGGAATTTCTTTTGAAGTTCTTCCTGGTTTACTTTCTTGCTGTTATCATCTCGTCCATTATGCCGCGTTTCAGGGTCGAACAGGCAGTCAAATTCTACTGGAAATGGCCACTCATACTATCCTTCATTCAAGTGGTTATTGTCGTTTTCATAATGGGGAGGCGAGTTTAA